In Streptomyces hawaiiensis, one genomic interval encodes:
- a CDS encoding ABC transporter permease translates to MPPNAQGAPWVRTRLRAMPVSTVAFGVLVLVTAFLAAVLPRAVEAYETDGLREAVATAAPESTVLELKAAQPGLERPEEARADEVRPEALAAVDDRARALLPEPLRVDPAESAYGVRTGKSLQALDAWLPRPDGLLPRFTLLAQSGAAGHATVREGRLPTADGSVTVDNRTLEGAVTTETARTLRLRTGSTLTLGGFANGPLTVRVTGVLQPRHPERSYWSAEPVLRTPTMASNGGRPPQYYWEAGVLLAPGAAPALLGGQGEPERYWRFAPATGRLTGADTSALVETVASLEDGPGLVRMRGAAGPTAQLSTGLEQVVASYGQTRDAITPVVAVAVFGITAIAFVVLVMSGGLAAARRDGELALLRARGGSLHGIAGRLLAENAVPALPAAACGLLLALLVVDEARLLPAVLGAGAVALLACAALPVRAAAAHRRPRAYRQRDDLAHARPGGRRTVAELTVLVLAGGSVLTLRRRGTDGAGDLLVSAAPVLVGLVAALVLVRLYPLPLRWAAGPAGRLRGAVGFLSLARAGRSPAAVATLPLLALLTALTTAAFGGSVLTGVADARDRAALLETGADARIATADGTPLPAGLARTVRDVAGVRQVTAVGIGYASERAQDETRSLTVAGVEPDAYAELAGRTGLGGFAADRLRIRGGVLDAVASPAVAKRLGRAPRRIVTEGGPVTVRITAVRPRTPAVPEGEFLLLDAAGLKGSGDPTVLLAAGAGLDAKALRAAVRGAGPHLSVTLRSEERAALSDSPLQAGAERIYVWAVAAGAGYAVLALVLGLLRSAPERAALLARLRTLGMTARRGRRLLGLESLPQTLLAAGGGMAAGWATVRLLAPGIDLDRLALAGTSGVSAPAAVLRADVWSLALPAVGAVLLAGAVAVAQAWWAGRRTPITHLRAGDMR, encoded by the coding sequence ATGCCGCCGAACGCGCAGGGCGCGCCCTGGGTGCGGACCCGGCTGCGGGCCATGCCCGTGTCCACCGTGGCCTTCGGTGTGCTGGTGCTGGTCACGGCGTTCCTCGCGGCCGTCCTGCCCCGGGCCGTGGAGGCCTACGAGACGGACGGGCTGCGCGAGGCCGTCGCGACGGCCGCCCCCGAGTCGACGGTGCTGGAGCTGAAGGCGGCGCAGCCCGGTCTCGAACGGCCGGAGGAGGCCCGGGCCGACGAGGTCCGGCCGGAGGCACTCGCGGCGGTCGACGACCGGGCGCGGGCGCTGCTGCCCGAGCCGCTGCGGGTGGACCCGGCCGAGTCGGCGTACGGGGTGCGGACCGGGAAGAGCCTGCAGGCACTGGACGCGTGGCTGCCCCGGCCCGACGGGCTGCTGCCCCGCTTCACCCTGCTCGCCCAGTCGGGAGCGGCCGGCCACGCCACCGTGCGGGAGGGCCGGCTGCCCACCGCCGACGGCTCGGTCACCGTGGACAACCGGACGCTGGAAGGTGCCGTGACCACCGAGACGGCCCGCACGCTGCGGCTGCGGACCGGCTCCACGCTCACGCTGGGCGGCTTCGCGAACGGACCGCTGACGGTCCGTGTCACCGGCGTCCTCCAGCCCCGGCATCCGGAGCGGAGTTACTGGTCCGCGGAACCGGTCCTGCGTACACCGACCATGGCGAGCAACGGCGGCCGGCCGCCGCAGTACTACTGGGAGGCGGGCGTCCTGCTCGCGCCCGGAGCCGCCCCGGCCCTGCTCGGCGGTCAGGGAGAGCCGGAGCGGTACTGGCGGTTCGCCCCCGCGACCGGGCGGCTCACCGGGGCGGACACCTCGGCGCTCGTCGAGACGGTCGCGTCCCTGGAGGACGGGCCCGGGCTGGTGCGGATGCGCGGGGCCGCCGGTCCGACGGCGCAGCTGTCCACCGGCCTGGAGCAGGTCGTCGCCTCCTATGGGCAGACGCGTGACGCGATCACGCCCGTGGTCGCCGTCGCGGTCTTCGGGATCACCGCGATCGCCTTCGTCGTCCTGGTCATGAGTGGTGGCCTGGCCGCCGCCCGCCGCGACGGCGAACTCGCCCTGCTGCGGGCCCGGGGTGGTTCCCTGCACGGCATCGCCGGGCGGCTGCTGGCCGAGAACGCCGTGCCGGCGCTGCCCGCCGCGGCCTGCGGTCTGCTGCTCGCCTTGCTCGTCGTGGACGAGGCCCGGCTGCTGCCCGCCGTGCTCGGGGCGGGTGCCGTGGCGCTGCTCGCCTGTGCCGCGCTGCCGGTGCGCGCCGCCGCGGCACATCGCAGACCGCGGGCGTACCGGCAGCGCGACGACCTCGCCCACGCCAGGCCCGGCGGGCGCCGCACGGTCGCTGAACTGACCGTGCTGGTGCTGGCCGGCGGCTCGGTGCTGACGCTGCGCCGCCGCGGCACGGACGGAGCGGGCGATCTGCTGGTGAGCGCCGCCCCGGTCCTCGTCGGGCTGGTCGCCGCGCTGGTCCTCGTCCGGCTGTATCCGCTGCCGCTGCGGTGGGCCGCCGGACCGGCCGGGCGGCTGCGCGGCGCGGTCGGGTTCCTCTCGCTGGCCCGCGCGGGCCGCTCACCGGCGGCAGTCGCCACGCTGCCGCTGCTCGCCCTGCTGACGGCCCTGACCACGGCCGCGTTCGGGGGGTCCGTGCTGACGGGCGTGGCGGACGCCCGGGACCGGGCCGCGCTGCTGGAGACGGGCGCGGACGCGCGGATCGCCACCGCCGACGGCACCCCGCTCCCGGCGGGACTGGCGCGGACCGTACGGGATGTGGCAGGCGTACGGCAGGTCACGGCCGTGGGCATCGGGTACGCCTCGGAGCGCGCGCAGGACGAGACGCGGTCGCTGACCGTGGCCGGCGTCGAGCCGGACGCGTACGCGGAACTGGCCGGGCGGACGGGACTCGGGGGCTTCGCGGCCGACCGGCTGCGGATCCGGGGCGGGGTGCTGGACGCGGTCGCCTCCCCCGCGGTCGCAAAGCGGCTCGGGCGGGCTCCGCGCCGGATCGTGACGGAGGGCGGACCGGTCACGGTGCGGATCACCGCCGTGCGCCCCCGCACCCCGGCCGTCCCCGAGGGCGAGTTCCTCCTTCTCGACGCGGCGGGCCTGAAGGGCTCCGGCGACCCCACGGTCCTGCTGGCGGCCGGTGCCGGGCTCGACGCCAAGGCGCTGCGGGCGGCGGTGCGCGGCGCCGGGCCGCACCTCTCCGTGACCCTGCGGAGCGAGGAACGCGCGGCGCTGTCCGACTCCCCGTTGCAGGCGGGCGCCGAACGGATCTACGTCTGGGCCGTCGCCGCGGGCGCGGGGTACGCCGTACTCGCCCTGGTGCTCGGCCTGCTGCGGTCCGCGCCGGAACGAGCCGCGCTGCTGGCCCGGCTGCGCACCCTCGGCATGACGGCCCGCCGGGGGCGGCGCCTGCTCGGCCTGGAGTCCCTGCCCCAGACGCTGCTCGCGGCCGGTGGGGGCATGGCCGCCGGCTGGGCGACGGTACGACTGCTCGCCCCCGGCATCGACCTGGACCGGCTCGCCCTGGCCGGCACATCCGGTGTCTCGGCGCCGGCTGCCGTGCTGCGGGCCGACGTGTGGTCGCTGGCCCTGCCGGCCGTGGGCGCGGTGCTGCTGGCGGGGGCGGTGGCCGTCGCGCAGGCCTGGTGGGCGGGGCGCCGGACACCGATCACTCACCTCAGGGCAGGAGACATGCGATGA